Proteins encoded together in one Thermogemmatispora onikobensis window:
- a CDS encoding formimidoylglutamate deiminase produces the protein MRYLWPEYVYTPRGWQRDLLVALNEEGRIAGLQPRFAADGAVLALPEGAVVEPLRGKALLPGFVNVHSHVFQRALRGLAQRPVSGHDTFWSWREAMYAEAQRLDPERLYTLALATYREMLAAGYTTVGEFHYVHHQPDGQPYPSPNLMAEALLQAASDAGIRLVILLAAYARNDFGQPALREQRRFCDPSVAAYLERVEALRRLGVSVGLAPHSVRAVPEDWLRAIAAYSRQQGLPLHIHADEQPAEIASCLAACGCRPLELLARCEVLGPLTTVVHATHADQQELALLASSRTSVCLCPTTEGDLGDGIPPYRDFLALGIPLTIGSDSNTRLDPFEELRWAEYTARLRYGERRVLVAGPTASPGPYLLVCGCEHGAAALGVESGRLEPGRLADLVAIDLEHPMLQGWTTESLLDGLFFGASAEVVGAVWVAGKQVYAR, from the coding sequence ATGCGTTATCTGTGGCCCGAGTATGTCTATACGCCCCGTGGCTGGCAGCGTGATCTGCTGGTAGCTCTGAATGAGGAGGGGCGCATTGCGGGTCTGCAGCCACGCTTTGCCGCCGACGGGGCCGTTCTTGCCTTGCCGGAAGGGGCTGTAGTGGAGCCTCTGCGTGGGAAAGCCCTGTTGCCCGGCTTCGTCAATGTCCACAGCCATGTCTTCCAGCGCGCGCTCCGTGGCCTGGCCCAGCGGCCTGTCAGTGGACACGATACCTTTTGGAGCTGGCGGGAGGCGATGTATGCGGAGGCCCAGCGCCTCGATCCTGAGCGTCTCTACACGCTGGCCCTGGCCACCTATCGCGAGATGTTGGCCGCCGGCTACACCACCGTCGGCGAGTTTCATTATGTGCATCATCAACCTGATGGCCAGCCCTATCCTTCCCCTAATCTCATGGCCGAGGCCCTGCTGCAAGCGGCCAGCGACGCGGGCATTCGCCTGGTGATCTTGCTCGCCGCCTATGCGCGCAACGACTTTGGTCAACCAGCCTTAAGGGAGCAGCGCCGTTTTTGCGATCCCTCAGTCGCTGCCTATCTAGAGCGGGTCGAGGCTCTGCGCCGCCTGGGGGTCTCTGTCGGGCTGGCGCCGCACTCAGTGCGGGCCGTTCCCGAGGACTGGTTGCGGGCCATTGCTGCCTACAGCCGGCAGCAGGGGCTGCCGTTGCATATCCATGCCGATGAGCAACCTGCGGAGATCGCAAGCTGTCTGGCGGCCTGTGGTTGCCGTCCGCTCGAGTTGCTGGCGCGCTGTGAGGTGCTTGGGCCGCTGACCACTGTCGTTCATGCCACGCATGCTGATCAGCAGGAGCTAGCTCTCCTGGCCAGCTCGCGAACCAGCGTTTGCCTCTGTCCCACGACCGAAGGCGACCTGGGCGATGGCATCCCACCGTACCGCGACTTCCTGGCGCTGGGCATTCCCCTGACCATCGGCTCCGACAGCAATACGCGCCTTGACCCATTTGAAGAACTGCGCTGGGCTGAATACACGGCCCGCCTGCGCTACGGCGAGCGGCGCGTGCTGGTGGCCGGACCAACAGCCTCGCCCGGCCCCTATCTGCTGGTCTGCGGCTGTGAACACGGCGCGGCGGCCCTGGGAGTCGAGAGCGGACGCCTCGAACCTGGTCGCCTGGCTGATCTGGTCGCCATTGATCTGGAGCATCCCATGCTTCAGGGGTGGACCACCGAGAGCCTGCTCGATGGCCTCTTTTTCGGCGCCTCGGCGGAGGTCGTCGGGGCTGTCTGGGTAGCGGGAAAGCAGGTCTATGCCCGCTGA
- a CDS encoding LacI family DNA-binding transcriptional regulator encodes MASIKEVARAAGVSTATVSRVLANSPHVRPALRERVLKAIKELEYRPNLIARSLRAQQTTTIGLIVSDIRNPFFTAISRAVEDTAYEEGYSLILCNTDEDPKKESIYLNVMRDANVAGVILSPTGPTAAGLHELETGFAVVVIDRSIPDADVDMVLLDNVDSAYRLTRHLLENGYRRIAAICGERSTTGRERCTGYEQALRAYGLLPGAELVRFVPPQIEAGYAAALRLLELPEPPEALLTTNSLLAAGALEAIHERGLRIPDDVALVTFDETTWASLVQPPITLIEQPTYEIGKTATELLLQRVAEPERPTRRVILKGRLLVRGSSAPRVRCG; translated from the coding sequence ATGGCGAGCATCAAAGAGGTAGCCAGGGCCGCGGGTGTATCCACGGCCACCGTTTCGCGGGTACTGGCCAACAGCCCGCACGTACGTCCGGCGCTGCGCGAGCGTGTTCTGAAAGCCATCAAGGAACTAGAGTATCGGCCCAATCTGATTGCGCGCAGCCTGCGTGCTCAGCAGACCACGACCATCGGTCTGATTGTCTCAGACATTCGCAATCCTTTCTTCACGGCCATCAGCCGTGCCGTTGAGGATACCGCTTACGAGGAAGGCTACAGTCTGATTCTCTGTAACACGGACGAGGACCCCAAGAAGGAGAGCATTTATCTCAACGTGATGCGCGATGCCAACGTTGCGGGCGTTATTCTGTCGCCGACTGGGCCGACGGCGGCGGGGCTACACGAGCTGGAGACAGGCTTTGCCGTAGTAGTCATTGATCGCTCGATTCCTGATGCGGACGTGGATATGGTTTTACTGGACAACGTTGATTCGGCCTATCGCCTGACCCGCCATCTGCTGGAGAATGGCTATCGGCGGATTGCCGCCATCTGTGGCGAGCGCAGCACCACGGGGCGGGAGCGCTGTACTGGCTACGAGCAGGCGTTGCGCGCGTATGGGTTGCTGCCGGGTGCGGAGCTGGTGCGCTTTGTGCCGCCGCAGATTGAGGCTGGCTATGCGGCTGCTCTGCGCCTGTTGGAGTTGCCCGAGCCGCCGGAGGCCCTGCTCACGACCAATAGTCTGTTGGCGGCGGGAGCCTTGGAGGCGATTCACGAGCGTGGGCTGCGTATTCCTGATGACGTGGCGCTGGTCACCTTTGATGAGACGACCTGGGCCTCGCTGGTTCAGCCGCCGATCACCTTGATCGAGCAGCCGACCTATGAGATCGGAAAGACAGCTACCGAGCTGCTGCTGCAGCGGGTGGCTGAGCCGGAGCGCCCGACCCGGCGTGTTATTCTCAAGGGGCGCCTGCTCGTTCGTGGCTCCAGTGCCCCGCGCGTGCGTTGTGGCTGA
- the ptsP gene encoding phosphoenolpyruvate--protein phosphotransferase, which produces MIRISEQQVRLQAQAENKQGAIRQAGDLLVRSGCIEAGYIDSMLQREQVANTYLGNGIAIPHGLPHDQELIHRTGIAVLQLPAGVAWNPGELVHLVVAIAARSDEHIDALRRLTRVLGDAAAVERLIHTTDPRDIIEALTGERPAAPSTMADYASSFEAVIQNRTGLHARPAARFVELARAFQAAIRVRYGERVADGKSLIALLQLGAERGAVIRVSAEGPDAPQALATLQEAIAAGLGDELEPPPARDETSSGAVPRWAPRSVAATYSGLGASGGLAIAPLQRYRREHLEVTDQPGDPASAGLALQRALDTAQAELDQLYEEVRARLGSSRAAIFRAHREFLQDAELIQEAIRLIYAGHGAAWAWQQAISRRVNQLQQLDDPVLAGRAVDLSDVGERVLRHLLGVSATGAFPSSGPVILVADDLTPSDTASLDPDIVQGLCTARGGPTSHTAIIARSQGIPAVVAAGEAVLALADGTPAILDGFNGRLYVKPSEADLAEALALQEQLQQQEEAAQQQRFAPAVTRDGHAVEIAANINRAEEVPQALAAGAEGVGLMRTEFLFLGRAAPPSEDEQYAAYCAMARALNGRPLIIRTLDIGGDKQVPYLELSAEDSSFLGLRGIRLCLAYPDLFITQLRALYRAAACGPISIMFPMIATLEDFAQARDYAERVRRELNAPRLPLGMMVEVPSAVLLAEEFAAEVDFFSIGTNDLTQYTLAMDRLHPQLARQADALHPAVLRLIARTVEAARAAGKWVGVCGGMAGEPLGAALLVGLGVSELSMTIPAIATIKAQIRRRSLVELQQLARRALGCRSAEEVHAL; this is translated from the coding sequence ATGATTCGCATAAGTGAGCAGCAAGTCCGGCTGCAGGCGCAGGCTGAAAACAAGCAAGGAGCCATTCGCCAGGCGGGCGATCTCCTGGTGCGCAGTGGCTGCATTGAGGCAGGCTATATTGACAGCATGTTGCAGCGTGAGCAGGTCGCCAACACCTATCTTGGCAACGGTATCGCCATCCCCCACGGTTTGCCCCATGACCAGGAGCTGATCCACCGTACCGGCATTGCTGTGCTGCAGCTCCCTGCCGGCGTGGCCTGGAACCCAGGCGAGCTTGTCCATCTGGTCGTCGCTATTGCCGCCCGCTCCGACGAACATATCGATGCGCTGCGGCGGTTAACGCGCGTGCTCGGCGACGCGGCAGCTGTCGAGCGCCTGATCCACACAACTGACCCCCGTGATATTATCGAGGCCCTCACTGGCGAACGGCCCGCCGCTCCGAGCACCATGGCCGACTACGCCTCTTCATTCGAAGCAGTGATTCAGAATCGGACCGGGCTGCATGCCCGCCCGGCGGCGCGCTTTGTGGAGCTGGCGCGCGCCTTCCAGGCTGCGATTCGGGTGCGTTATGGCGAGCGTGTCGCCGATGGAAAGAGTTTGATTGCGCTGTTGCAGCTGGGGGCCGAGCGCGGGGCCGTTATTCGGGTCTCGGCAGAAGGTCCCGACGCGCCCCAGGCTCTGGCCACCCTACAGGAAGCGATCGCCGCTGGTCTGGGTGACGAGCTGGAGCCACCGCCAGCGCGCGACGAGACAAGCTCAGGTGCCGTGCCGCGCTGGGCCCCGCGCTCGGTGGCGGCCACCTACAGCGGTCTTGGAGCCTCTGGCGGTTTGGCGATTGCGCCGCTACAGCGCTACCGCCGCGAGCACCTGGAGGTCACTGATCAGCCGGGCGATCCCGCCAGCGCAGGTCTGGCTCTTCAGCGCGCCCTCGATACCGCTCAGGCCGAGTTGGACCAGCTCTATGAGGAGGTGCGCGCGCGCCTCGGTTCGAGTCGGGCCGCGATCTTCCGCGCCCATCGCGAGTTTTTGCAAGACGCCGAGCTGATTCAAGAGGCCATCCGCCTGATCTATGCTGGTCACGGTGCCGCCTGGGCCTGGCAACAGGCCATCAGCAGGCGTGTGAACCAGCTGCAGCAGCTCGATGATCCCGTGCTGGCGGGCCGCGCCGTCGATCTCAGCGACGTGGGCGAGCGGGTGCTGCGCCATCTGCTCGGTGTGAGCGCCACTGGAGCCTTTCCCAGCAGTGGGCCGGTGATTCTGGTGGCAGACGATCTGACCCCTTCAGATACGGCGTCTTTGGACCCGGATATCGTGCAGGGTCTGTGCACGGCGCGCGGTGGCCCAACGTCGCATACGGCCATTATCGCTCGTTCCCAGGGCATCCCGGCGGTGGTGGCCGCTGGTGAGGCGGTGCTGGCGCTCGCCGACGGAACACCAGCAATCCTCGATGGTTTCAATGGACGGCTTTACGTAAAGCCCAGTGAGGCCGATCTGGCTGAGGCGCTCGCCTTGCAGGAGCAGCTGCAGCAGCAGGAGGAGGCAGCTCAGCAGCAGCGCTTTGCCCCAGCCGTGACCCGCGATGGTCACGCTGTGGAGATCGCGGCCAATATCAACCGCGCCGAGGAGGTTCCCCAGGCCCTGGCCGCTGGAGCGGAGGGCGTCGGTTTGATGCGCACGGAATTTCTCTTTCTCGGACGGGCCGCTCCTCCTTCGGAGGATGAGCAGTACGCGGCGTACTGCGCGATGGCCCGCGCCTTGAACGGGCGCCCGCTGATCATTCGAACGCTGGATATCGGCGGCGATAAGCAGGTGCCCTATCTGGAGTTGTCCGCCGAAGATTCTTCTTTCTTAGGTCTACGCGGCATTCGTCTGTGTCTGGCCTATCCAGATCTCTTTATAACACAGTTGCGCGCGCTCTACCGCGCCGCCGCCTGTGGGCCGATCAGCATTATGTTCCCGATGATTGCAACGCTGGAGGACTTTGCCCAGGCCCGCGACTATGCCGAGCGCGTACGGCGCGAGTTGAACGCGCCACGGCTGCCGTTGGGCATGATGGTCGAGGTGCCTTCTGCAGTGCTGCTGGCCGAGGAGTTCGCCGCGGAGGTCGACTTCTTCTCGATCGGTACCAATGATTTGACACAGTATACGCTGGCGATGGATCGTCTCCATCCCCAACTCGCGCGCCAGGCCGACGCCCTTCATCCCGCCGTTCTACGGCTGATTGCGCGCACGGTGGAGGCAGCGCGGGCAGCTGGCAAGTGGGTTGGCGTCTGTGGCGGGATGGCCGGCGAGCCGCTGGGGGCCGCGCTCCTGGTCGGCCTGGGTGTCTCGGAACTGAGCATGACCATCCCCGCAATCGCGACGATTAAAGCGCAGATCCGTCGCCGCTCATTGGTCGAACTGCAGCAGCTGGCCCGGCGGGCTTTAGGCTGCCGCTCGGCAGAGGAGGTACACGCCCTATGA
- the pfkB gene encoding 1-phosphofructokinase: protein MKVATVTLNPAIDQTVRVASLEPGHVHRARTMLSQAGGKGINVAAFLAASGCPVIATGFLGSENALLFERFFAERGITDAFVRLPGQTRIDIKIVDEERRQTTDINLPGLAPSEEALSELWETIEALASECRWFVLAGTLPPAVPSSLYATLIARLKALGRLTVLDASGEALAQGILAGPTLVKPNRAELEQLVGQPLASLDEIAQAAHSLLEHDIRRVVVSLGEQGALFVEREQVLQALPPAVQVESTVGAGDAMVAALVLAELRALDLAATARLATAYSLARITRLDGQLPPPSVLAHYGEQVQLSPLALLTAEG from the coding sequence ATGAAGGTGGCAACGGTGACTTTGAATCCGGCAATCGATCAGACGGTGCGTGTGGCTTCTTTGGAGCCGGGCCACGTCCACCGGGCACGGACCATGCTCTCACAGGCCGGCGGCAAGGGGATTAATGTGGCCGCTTTTCTGGCTGCGAGCGGCTGCCCGGTCATTGCTACTGGCTTTCTGGGAAGTGAGAACGCCTTGCTCTTCGAGCGCTTCTTTGCTGAGCGCGGGATCACCGATGCGTTCGTGCGTCTCCCAGGCCAGACCCGCATCGACATCAAGATTGTTGATGAGGAGCGACGACAGACTACCGATATCAATTTGCCGGGCCTGGCCCCCTCGGAGGAGGCTTTGAGCGAGTTATGGGAGACCATCGAGGCCCTGGCCAGCGAGTGTCGCTGGTTTGTGCTGGCGGGAACCCTTCCACCAGCAGTGCCCTCCTCGCTCTATGCGACGCTCATCGCCCGTTTGAAGGCCCTGGGCCGGCTAACGGTGCTCGATGCCAGCGGCGAGGCCCTCGCTCAGGGCATCCTTGCTGGGCCGACCCTGGTGAAGCCGAACCGTGCAGAACTAGAGCAGCTGGTCGGGCAGCCCCTGGCCAGCCTGGATGAGATCGCTCAGGCCGCTCACTCCTTGCTGGAGCACGATATTCGGCGGGTCGTCGTCTCGCTCGGCGAGCAGGGAGCGCTGTTTGTGGAACGCGAGCAGGTGCTGCAGGCCCTGCCCCCAGCGGTGCAGGTAGAGAGTACGGTCGGGGCCGGCGATGCAATGGTGGCCGCTTTGGTGCTGGCCGAGCTGCGCGCGCTCGATCTGGCAGCCACGGCGCGTCTGGCTACAGCTTATTCCCTGGCCCGTATTACGCGCCTCGATGGACAGTTGCCGCCTCCGTCGGTGCTGGCGCACTATGGCGAGCAGGTGCAGCTCTCACCGCTGGCGCTGCTGACCGCCGAGGGCTAG
- a CDS encoding PTS fructose transporter subunit IIC, translating to MARIVAITSCPTGIAHTFMAAEGLQRGAEALGHTIKVETQGSVGAQNTLTPEEIAAADVVIIAADTKVDLSRFSAKTVYETSTSAAIKDGPAVIREALARAEAAAGQASTSTSGTATTTESSGGQNYLERVQQAKAARAQARRGPYKHLLTGVSYMIPFVVAGGILIALAFAIAGYRIAFYDTSNLTTLTTGFSANPLQSVGAALFVIGAKAGFLLFVPILSGFIAYSIADRPGIAPGMIGGVLASLTGSGFLGGIIAGFLAGYLVYWMNRSIRLPSNLAGLMPVLILPLFGSLIVGLLMLYVVGTPVALLNQALVSGLKNLQGANAAVLGLIIGLMMAFDMGGPVNKAAYAFSTGLLLDPHNPVSLPMAAAMAAGMTPPLGLALATLLFKNRFTPDEREAGKAAWVLGLSFITEGAIPFAANDPFRVIPSIMIGSAVTGALSAFFGCQLHVPHGGIWVMFLPGVVGNLPQYLLSIAVGTLVTTGMLFVLKRPIAVEQEGLEAALA from the coding sequence ATGGCACGGATTGTAGCCATCACCTCATGCCCTACGGGCATCGCCCACACCTTTATGGCCGCTGAGGGCCTCCAGCGTGGCGCAGAGGCTTTGGGCCATACCATCAAAGTTGAGACGCAGGGATCGGTCGGCGCCCAAAATACCTTGACTCCCGAGGAGATCGCTGCTGCCGATGTGGTGATTATCGCCGCCGATACGAAGGTGGATCTGAGCCGCTTCAGCGCGAAGACGGTCTATGAGACCTCGACCAGCGCCGCCATCAAAGACGGCCCGGCGGTCATTCGCGAAGCGCTCGCCCGCGCCGAAGCGGCTGCAGGCCAGGCTTCCACAAGCACGAGCGGCACCGCCACTACAACAGAGTCAAGCGGGGGCCAAAACTATCTGGAGCGCGTCCAGCAGGCTAAGGCGGCCCGGGCCCAGGCTCGTCGCGGCCCTTATAAGCACCTCTTGACTGGCGTCTCCTACATGATCCCCTTTGTCGTCGCGGGCGGTATTTTGATCGCGCTGGCTTTCGCCATCGCAGGCTATCGCATCGCCTTCTACGATACCTCCAATCTGACTACTCTGACGACCGGCTTCAGCGCTAACCCACTGCAGTCGGTAGGGGCGGCGCTCTTCGTGATTGGCGCTAAGGCGGGCTTCCTGCTCTTCGTACCTATCCTCTCGGGCTTCATCGCCTACTCCATCGCCGACCGGCCAGGCATTGCTCCAGGCATGATCGGTGGAGTGCTGGCCAGCCTGACCGGCTCGGGTTTCCTGGGCGGCATCATCGCCGGTTTCCTGGCCGGCTACCTGGTCTATTGGATGAACCGCAGTATTCGCCTGCCCAGCAATCTGGCCGGCCTGATGCCAGTGCTGATTTTGCCCCTCTTCGGTTCGCTGATCGTGGGCTTGCTGATGCTCTATGTGGTCGGTACCCCTGTAGCCCTGCTCAATCAGGCCCTGGTCAGCGGCCTCAAAAACCTGCAGGGCGCCAACGCCGCCGTGCTGGGATTGATCATCGGTTTGATGATGGCTTTCGATATGGGAGGCCCGGTCAATAAGGCGGCCTACGCTTTTTCGACGGGCCTGCTGCTCGATCCTCATAACCCCGTCTCCCTGCCAATGGCTGCCGCGATGGCCGCCGGAATGACGCCACCGCTCGGGCTGGCATTAGCAACGCTGCTCTTCAAGAATCGCTTTACTCCCGATGAGCGGGAGGCTGGTAAGGCCGCCTGGGTGCTGGGCCTCTCCTTTATTACAGAAGGTGCTATTCCCTTCGCCGCCAATGACCCGTTCCGCGTTATTCCCTCGATCATGATCGGTTCAGCGGTGACCGGTGCGCTCTCGGCTTTCTTCGGCTGCCAGCTTCATGTCCCCCACGGCGGGATCTGGGTCATGTTCCTCCCCGGGGTGGTCGGCAATCTGCCACAGTACCTGCTCTCGATTGCCGTGGGCACGCTGGTGACAACCGGTATGCTCTTTGTGCTCAAGCGCCCCATCGCAGTCGAGCAGGAGGGGCTGGAGGCAGCCCTGGCCTGA
- a CDS encoding LacI family DNA-binding transcriptional regulator, whose amino-acid sequence MAHKVTILDIARLAKVSTTTVSRVLHNKPDVDPATRERILRIVEEQGFVPSITAAGLAAGRNPLISVLVPALTWPLIPELLLSVASVVESTSYEMVLYSISSSNHERDCGKIIDRILATRLTAGLLAVFPGQSSQHLTRLRRQGFPVVLIDDQSPPPEGIPWIGADNRRGAYEATRHLIELGHRRIAHIQGPLKYCVSHERYQGYCDALQEAGLEVDPSLVLEGDFMPAGGQRCALALLSRPISERPTAIFAASDYMAYGVIAAAETLGLRIPQDLALVGFDDNPASAHVRPSLTTVRQPVHAMGEQAIKLLLEIIEQEQMPRRRRQSMPATAEEPPHEAPRLVLPTSLVTRESCGALQRHPSALLPEI is encoded by the coding sequence ATGGCCCACAAAGTCACGATACTCGATATTGCACGCCTGGCGAAGGTCTCCACGACCACCGTCTCGCGTGTCCTCCATAACAAGCCGGATGTCGACCCGGCGACGCGCGAGCGCATCCTGCGCATTGTTGAGGAGCAAGGTTTCGTACCCAGCATCACCGCAGCCGGGCTAGCAGCTGGACGCAATCCCCTGATCAGCGTGCTGGTACCGGCCCTGACCTGGCCACTGATTCCCGAACTGCTCCTGAGTGTGGCGTCTGTTGTCGAGAGCACCTCTTATGAAATGGTGCTCTACAGCATCAGCAGCTCTAACCACGAGCGAGACTGTGGCAAAATTATCGACCGTATTCTCGCCACGCGGCTGACCGCCGGGCTGCTGGCCGTTTTCCCGGGTCAGTCTAGCCAGCACCTGACGCGGCTGCGTCGCCAGGGCTTCCCGGTTGTACTCATCGATGACCAGAGTCCGCCGCCGGAGGGCATTCCCTGGATTGGGGCCGACAATCGGCGTGGCGCCTACGAGGCCACCCGCCACCTGATCGAGCTTGGTCATCGGCGCATTGCTCACATCCAGGGGCCGCTCAAGTACTGTGTCTCCCACGAGCGCTATCAGGGCTACTGTGACGCGCTCCAGGAGGCTGGCCTGGAAGTAGACCCTTCGCTGGTTCTGGAAGGCGACTTTATGCCTGCGGGTGGCCAGCGCTGTGCTCTGGCGCTCCTTTCACGCCCCATCAGCGAGCGACCCACTGCCATCTTTGCTGCCAGTGACTACATGGCCTATGGCGTGATCGCTGCTGCCGAAACGCTCGGCCTGCGCATCCCCCAGGATCTGGCCTTGGTCGGCTTTGATGACAACCCCGCCTCTGCCCATGTGCGGCCCTCCCTGACGACGGTGCGTCAGCCGGTGCACGCGATGGGTGAGCAGGCCATCAAACTGCTGTTGGAGATAATCGAGCAGGAGCAAATGCCGCGGCGCCGTCGGCAGAGCATGCCCGCTACCGCCGAGGAGCCGCCGCATGAGGCACCGCGTCTTGTTCTGCCCACCAGCCTTGTGACCCGTGAGTCCTGCGGCGCCCTGCAGCGCCATCCCTCCGCGCTGCTCCCTGAGATCTAG
- a CDS encoding alpha/beta hydrolase family protein, which translates to MGITNPSAAGAPMRRLSYGPLSLHFGELHLPSGPGPHPVVVLIHGGFWRNPYDLALMQGLAEDLTAHGLATWNIEYRRLGDEGGGWPGTLQDVARAVDALRQMAESFHLDLRRLVSVGHSAGGQLALWLAARPLFLQRASGPGGELFVSEGALSLQGAISLAGVVDLETGWRRHLGRDAVAELLGGSPDEVPERYQLASPAALLPLGVPQVLIHGTADDRVPVEISRDYAARARAAGDQLTLVELPGVDHFALIDPHSAAWQTARELVLSLSRQG; encoded by the coding sequence ATGGGCATAACGAATCCGTCCGCTGCCGGAGCGCCGATGAGGCGCCTGAGCTATGGTCCTTTGTCGCTGCATTTTGGCGAGCTGCATCTGCCATCTGGTCCGGGGCCTCATCCCGTGGTGGTGCTGATTCATGGTGGCTTCTGGCGCAATCCTTATGATCTCGCTCTCATGCAGGGGCTGGCCGAGGATCTGACAGCTCACGGCCTAGCCACCTGGAACATCGAGTACCGTCGTCTGGGCGACGAAGGGGGAGGCTGGCCAGGCACTCTGCAGGATGTCGCCCGGGCTGTCGACGCCCTGCGTCAGATGGCGGAGAGCTTCCATCTTGATCTCAGACGGCTCGTCTCCGTTGGTCATTCTGCTGGTGGGCAGCTTGCCCTCTGGCTGGCAGCGCGGCCTCTGTTCCTGCAACGGGCTAGCGGTCCTGGGGGGGAGCTGTTTGTCAGTGAGGGGGCCTTATCCTTGCAGGGCGCGATCAGTCTGGCGGGTGTGGTCGATCTAGAGACTGGCTGGCGGCGCCATCTAGGGCGTGACGCTGTTGCTGAGCTGCTGGGAGGAAGCCCCGACGAAGTGCCTGAACGCTATCAGCTGGCCTCACCTGCGGCTCTGCTACCGCTCGGCGTTCCCCAGGTCTTGATTCATGGAACGGCGGATGATCGTGTCCCTGTGGAGATCAGTCGTGATTATGCCGCTCGGGCGCGTGCAGCGGGAGATCAGCTCACGCTCGTCGAGCTGCCTGGGGTCGATCACTTTGCCCTCATCGATCCCCACTCGGCAGCCTGGCAGACGGCTCGTGAGCTGGTGCTCTCCCTCTCTCGTCAGGGCTGA
- a CDS encoding S-adenosylmethionine decarboxylase family protein, producing the protein MLVHLMLELYGCKRELLTSEPLLRRVLDEFPARVGMEKVSPVHLYDIETPNPLDSGMSGFVIIAQSHISLHAWPEYGEVDIDICSCKEFSQEDAIAYAKEMFQTEDVEVHFVVRATRSLRPDTPDPVRYAEAMAARRARQAARDESRLTTEVS; encoded by the coding sequence ATGCTTGTGCATTTAATGCTGGAGTTGTACGGCTGCAAACGGGAACTCTTGACCAGCGAGCCGCTGCTCAGGCGCGTGTTGGACGAATTCCCGGCGCGGGTGGGGATGGAGAAGGTGAGTCCGGTGCACCTCTATGATATCGAGACACCGAATCCGCTCGACTCTGGCATGTCCGGCTTTGTGATCATCGCCCAGAGCCATATTAGCCTGCATGCCTGGCCCGAGTACGGCGAGGTCGATATAGATATCTGTTCCTGCAAAGAGTTCAGCCAGGAAGACGCCATTGCCTATGCCAAAGAGATGTTCCAGACCGAGGACGTCGAGGTCCATTTTGTGGTCCGCGCCACGCGCTCGCTGCGCCCGGACACGCCCGACCCGGTGCGCTATGCTGAAGCAATGGCGGCCCGTCGTGCCAGGCAGGCTGCCCGAGATGAATCCAGGTTGACGACGGAGGTGTCCTAA